From Argopecten irradians isolate NY chromosome 12, Ai_NY, whole genome shotgun sequence, one genomic window encodes:
- the LOC138304771 gene encoding uncharacterized protein, with product MAGFFGIEQREVIRVKVKKCEGYLQPEYKKFSLDPQITSYEMLQHILASAFSIKGDFTLSYRTRDDEGQEIYLSMLSDWDMDAAFQSASDPCLQLKVDLKPFEEGLDDWDIIAPVDVPQYKVSNLVERNSILGNLTGTISNQVGRTVSHMQRVMGLRNEDEQRYRPSKSPMTDMEFRNYLDSSGHMIKPEEFRISIYQGGVEPSLRRVVWRHLLNIFPIGLSGKERFDYMKRKENEYYQLRDKWRDIISSGAMTEDIRYITSMVKKDVLRTDRTLKYFAGGDDSKNLLSLFNILVTYAITHPEVSYCQGMSDVASPLLVIQKDEAQAYLCFCGIMNRMKSNFTLNENAMNLKFKHLSDILQLHDPPLYTYLKDNDAGDLFFCYRWLLLELKREFPFEDALYMLEVMWSTLPPMYPESELPLTDLDYSLSLLSTSPCSPSFSKKPSIYEKFKNMRRQKSTKVKETKIQNSELASGEETVDNSVNNNSVLVSKNLTNMDKASPFEEEKTIVGAQDFPSMKDSMVADAQAKSSCIDKSLETEMESKVKKLHDSDSEAQTKTDITVDPEDVESQKEQQTDIGSCKSVLSASELSSSVHDERPAGSFYNGDLTSETPTDGTDSEDVETIFSKDLVQPEGSVNNDPNFCHTTLTTDYKADGTDDELCNDDADEDQDDSGHSQFYLSLDSTDEGQTEVSSAASDNKTVKKPGERAGFFHNVKEFISIPKKRPTDIHIPKVVAGFKAPEILQAPETNDNLKQEDKGDTSQKFHLNNGLINGKKTYPGKAVLSPVSCTPPVANGESGPSPDGCSSSLQLNDSGMSLSDCAETDDSSLEVIKHSIPSIRLPPPDVFGNGNPFLMFVCLTLLMQHREAILQKQLEYDEIAMMFDKMVRKHNVHKVLHQARVLYTDYLQTQKKMEESTDDHTFSV from the exons AAATGTGAAGGATACCTCCAGCCTGAGTATAAGAAGTTCTCTCTGGATCCTCAGATCACTTCGTATGAGATGCTTCAACACATACTGGCCAGTGCCTTCAGTATCAAAGG TGATTTTACCCTGAGTTACCGGACACGAGATGATGAAGGACAGGAGATCTACCTCAGCATGCTGTCCGACTGGGACATGGACGCCGCCTTCCAGAGCGCATCCGACCCCTGTCTCCAACTCAAGGTTGACCTCAAACCGTTCGAGGAAG GATTGGATGACTGGGATATCATTGCTCCAGTGGATGTTCCACAATACAAAGTGTCCAATTTGGTTGAGCGTAACTCGATCCTTGGAAACCTTACTGGGACGATATCGAACCAAGTAGGACGGACTGTATCACACATGCAACGTGTCATGG GTCTGAGAAATGAAGATGAACAACGATATAGACCTTCAAAATCTCCAATGACCGACATGGAGTTTAGAAACTACTTGGACTCCTCGGGTCATATGATAAAACCAGAGGAGTTCCGAATCAGTATTTACCAGGGAGGAGTGGAACCATCTCTACGAAGGGTTGTGTGGCGCCATCTATTGAACATATTCCCGATTGGACTCTCAGGGAAGGAGCGTTTCGATTACATGAAGCGTAAAGAAAACGAGTACTATCAACTTCGAGACAAATGGCGTGACATCATCAGTTCTGGTGCAATGACCGAGGACATCCGATACATTACATCCATGGTGAAGAAGGACGTCCTAAGGACGGATAGGACACTCAAATATTTTGCTGGTGGGGACGACAGTAAGAACCTGTTGTCGTTATTCAACATTTTAGTGACGTACGCCATCACACATCCGGAAGTGTCCTACTGTCAGGGTATGAGTGACGTAGCCTCACCGCTTCTCGTCATCCAAAAGGACGAGGCTCAGGCTTATCTCTGCTTCTGTGGAATCATGAATAGAATGAAATCCAATTTCACGCTGAATGAGAATGCCATGAATCtaaaattcaaacatttaagTGACATCCTACAACTACACGATCCGCCTCTTTATACGTATTTAAAAGACAACGATGCAGGTGACTTGTTTTTCTGTTACCGTTGGTTACTGCTAGAACTAAAGCGAGAGTTCCCATTCGAGGATGCCCTGTACATGCTTGAGGTGATGTGGAGCACCTTGCCCCCTATGTATCCCGAGAGTGAGCTCCCCTTGACTGACTTGGATTATTCTCTTTCGCTTTTATCCACATCGCCTTGCTCGCCTTCATTCTCAAAGAAGCCTagtatttatgaaaaattcaaaaatatgagACGACAAAAATCTACAAAGGTCAAAGAAACTAAAATACAGAATTCAGAGTTAGCATCAGGGGAGGAAACTGTGGATAATTCCGTAAACAATAATTCTGTTTTAGTGTCGAAAAATTTGACAAATATGGATAAAGCTTCCCCATTTGAGGAAGAAAAGACTATTGTTGGTGCCCAAGATTTTCCTTCTATGAAGGACTCTATGGTTGCTGATGCCCAAGCTAAATCATCATGCATTGACAAGTCTCTAGAAACAGAGATGGAGTCAAAGGTCAAGAAATTACATGACAGTGATAGTGAAGCTCAAACTAAAACTGACATTACTGTAGACCCAGAGGACGTGGAAAGTCAGAAAGAACAGCAAACTGATATTGGGTCATGTAAATCAGTTTTGAGTGCATCAGAATTGAGTAGTAGTGTACACGACGAGCGCCCTGCAGGCTCATTCTATAACGGCGATCTGACAAGCGAGACTCCAACAGACGGTACCGATAGTGAAGATGTGGAGACAATTTTCTCTAAAGACCTCGTACAACCGGAGGGCAGTGTAAACAATGACCCAAACTTTTGTCACACAACCTTGACCACTGACTACAAAGCAGACGGAACGGATGATGAATTGTGCAATGATGATGCAGACGAGGACCAAGATGATAGCGGACATTCCCAGTTTTATCTTTCACTTGATTCAACAGACGAGGGTCAGACCGAAGTGTCCTCTGCCGCCTCTGACaataaaactgttaaaaaacCAGGTGAACGAGCAGGCTTTTTCCACAATGTTAAAGAATTCATTTCCATTCCCAAAAAGAGACCAACTGACATTCATATTCCGAAGGTCGTGGCTGGTTTTAAGGCTCCAGAGATATTACAGGCGCCAGAAACGAATGATAATCTCAAACAAGAGGATAAAGGTGACACTTCTCAAAAGTTTCATCTGAATAACGGGCTAATAAATGGGAAGAAGACATACCCAGGGAAGGCTGTTTTATCCCCTGTCTCCTGCACGCCACCTGTAGCAAACGGTGAAAGTGGCCCCAGTCCAGATGGGTGTTCAAGTTCTCTCCAGTTGAACGATTCTGGAATGAGTTTGTCAGATTGTGCTGAAACTGATGACAGTTCACTTGAGGTAATTAAACACAGCATTCCATCAATCCGACTGCCTCCCCCGGATGTTTTCGGGAATGGAAATCCGTTCTTGATGTTTGTGTGTCTCACTCTGCTGATGCAGCACCGTGAGGCTATTCTACAGAAACAGTTAGAGTATGACGAGATCGCCATGATGTTTGACAAGATGGTCAGGAAACATAATGTTCACAAGGTTCTCCATCAGGCCCGTGTGTTATACACCGATTATCTACAGACACAGAAAAAAATGGAGGAGTCGACAGACGACCACACTTTCAGTGTCTAG
- the LOC138304770 gene encoding probable NADH dehydrogenase [ubiquinone] 1 alpha subcomplex subunit 5 encodes MAAKEALKKTTGLTRLAVNPYARENLMQIYDKILRTVAKMPETAAYRQNTESIVKGRLNLVKSEQNLQKLEEQINDGQIEEVVLQAKRELKLSRQMLDNKVWEPLAGQAPKNQWKWPL; translated from the exons ATGGCCGCTAAGGAGGCACTGAAAAAG ACAACGGGTCTTACCCGACTAGCAGTTAATCCATATGCACGAGAG aaTTTAATGCAAATATATGACAAGATATTGAGAACTGTAGCAAAAATGCCAGAAACCGCTGCCTACAGACAAAACACAGAATCTATTGTCAAAGGAAGACTAAATCTGGTGAAAAGT GAACAAAATTTACAGAAATTAGAGGAACAGATAAATGATGGACAGATTGAAGAGGTTGTTCTTCAG GCTAAACGTGAACTCAAATTGTCGAGACAGATGTTGGACAATAAGGTATGGGAGCCACTTGCAGGCCAGGCACCAAAGAACCAGTGGAAGTGGCCGTTATAA